One part of the Dysidea avara chromosome 10, odDysAvar1.4, whole genome shotgun sequence genome encodes these proteins:
- the LOC136268621 gene encoding nucleolar complex protein 3 homolog isoform X4 — MGKKFGKKVRKKRKILKSKFTSSFPITDVDDVRNVHSEEDDDSEREMCLDDAHRLSSLANTSAALLGKHDLKIDKFNEEPSKKKQKRESNEETYEAVPREARWQDEEETEYLLPIKSGHSIIHRVKTKQPTADDHESSEAFEDESMPPDTVNDGDEAETVEDLSALTTAQLFARREQKLNEKKELIGLTASKLVEDPENNINLLKTLRSLCVEREPEVCITVRKLAMVSTMAVFKDIVPGYRIRQLSEEDKKVKVSKEVRKLRDFEQTLLTNYTHYLTILEETIHLGIGNFKNSKKKKLSLEYLCDGQSLPETSLRSLATVATKSICELMTSLTHFNYKNNIFTVVVSLLSTPGVDDELLVMACDAVQTVFQKDLVGEASLELTKLIAQTIKAKKYRVNSLLLDTFLCLNLHDVSVSTEEDGATKRKDKSVMSKKEKKRMKSVVKLQRELKEAEAVESKEKKTKLQTDSLKLVFSTYFHILKHSTTSRLISSVLEGLSKFSHLINVDFFVDLLNVMETSITTGSFSQRQSLKCILTAFDILSGQGKALNIDPRKFYIHFYAVLLQLDTSMNDEDILLTLKCIDKMLLKRKQGSSHNSAIDEVLSEYEEALNKSADIAEKQLKHLNYT, encoded by the exons ATGGGAAAGAAATTCGGCAAAAAAGTACGTAAAAAGAGAAAAATTCTAAAGAGCAAGTTCACATCTTCATTCCCCATTACTGACGTGGACGATGTGCGGAATGTGCATTCAGAGGAGGATGACGATAGTGAAAGAGAGATGTGTTTAGATGACGCGCATAGGCTTAGTTCCTTGGCCAATACAAG TGCTGCCCTGTTAGGCAAACATGACTTAAAGATAGACAAGTTTAATGAAGAGCCATCTAAAAAGAAACAAAAGAGAGAAAGCAATGAAGAGACTTATGAAGCAGTTCCTAGGGAGGCTAGGTGgcaagatgaagaagaaacgGAATATTTGTTACCCATAAAAAGTGGACACAGTATAATTCATCGTGTAAAGACAAAACAGCCAACAGCTGATGATCATG AGAGCAGTGAAGCATTTGAAGATGAATCAATGCCTCCCGATACGGTGAATG ATGGTGATGAAGCTGAGACTGTAGAAGATTTATCAGCTCTAACAACTGCACAGCTATTTGCTAGAAGGGAACAGAAACTTAATGAAAAAAAGGAACTCATTGGTCTAACCGCCTCCAAGCTTGTGGAAGATCCTGAAAACAAT ATCAACTTGTTGAAGACGCTGCGGTCACTATGTGTGGAGAGGGAGCCAGAAGTGTGTATCACTGTACGCAAGTTGGCAATGGTGTCTACTATGGCAGTGTTCAAGGATATTGTACCAGG GTATCGGATTAGGCAACTAAGTGAAGAAGATAAGAAAGTGAAA GTATCCAAGGAAGTTAGAAAACTCAGAGACTTTGAACAAACGCTACTTACCAACTACACACACTACCTAACTATCCTAGAAGAAACAATTCATC TAGGTATTGGTAACTTTAAGAACAGTAAGAAGAAGAAATTGTCACTGGAATATCTGTGTGATGGGCAGTCCTTACCAGAGACCAGTCTAAGG AGCCTTGCTACAGTAGCCACCAAAAGCATATGTGAGCTGATGACATCACTGACACACTTCAACTACAAGAACAACATATTCACTGTAGTAGTGTCGCTACTGAGTACACCTGGTGTAGATGATGAG TTGTTGGTGATGGCATGTGATGCTGTTCAGACTGTGTTCCAAAAAGATTTAGTTGGAGAAGCATCTTTAGAG CTGACTAAACTTATCGCTCAAACAATCAAAGCTAAGAAGTATCGAGTCAACTCTCTGCTACTGGACACGTTCTTGTGTCTCAACTTACATGATGTGTCAGTTAGTACGGAGGAGGATGGAGCAACTAAGAGGAAGGACAAGTCAGTGATGTCTAAAAAGGAAAAGAAGAGGATGAAAAGTGTCGTTAAGTTGCAGAGAGAACTCAAAGAAGCAGAAGCAGTTGAGAGCAAGGAGAAAAAGACAAAGCTG CAAACTGACAGTCTCAAGCTGGTATTCTCCACTTATTTTCACATCTTAAAGCACAGCACTACATCACGACTGATCTCATCAGTGCTAGAGGGACTGTCCAA ATTTAGTCACTTGATCAATGTTGACTTCTTTGTTGATCTCCTCAATGTGATGGAAACTTCTATCACTACTGGC TCTTTTTCTCAACGACAATCACTTAAGTGTATTTTGACTGCCTTTGATATCCTTTCTGGCCAAG GTAAGGCCCTCAACATTGACCCAAGAAAGTTTTATATTCACTTCTATGCAGTATTACTACAATTGGACACTA GTATGAATGATGAAGATATTTTGCTAACATTGAAGTGCATAGATAAAATGTTACTAAAGAGAAAACAG GGAAGTAGTCACAACTCTGCAATTGATGAAGTGCTGTCAGAATATGAAGAGGCGTTAAATAAGTCAGCTGATATTGCAGAAAAACAATTAAAGCATTTAAACTATACCTAA
- the LOC136268621 gene encoding nucleolar complex protein 3 homolog isoform X3, translating to MGKKFGKKVRKKRKILKSKFTSSFPITDVDDVRNVHSEEDDDSEREMCLDDAHRLSSLANTSAALLGKHDLKIDKFNEEPSKKKQKRESNEETYEAVPREARWQDEEETEYLLPIKSGHSIIHRVKTKQPTADDHESSEAFEDESMPPDTVNDGDEAETVEDLSALTTAQLFARREQKLNEKKELIGLTASKLVEDPENNINLLKTLRSLCVEREPEVCITVRKLAMVSTMAVFKDIVPGYRIRQLSEEDKKVKVSKEVRKLRDFEQTLLTNYTHYLTILEETIHLGIGNFKNSKKKKLSLEYLCDGQSLPETSLRSLATVATKSICELMTSLTHFNYKNNIFTVVVSLLSTPGVDDELLVMACDAVQTVFQKDLVGEASLELTKLIAQTIKAKKYRVNSLLLDTFLCLNLHDVSVSTEEDGATKRKDKSVMSKKEKKRMKSVVKLQRELKEAEAVESKEKKTKLQTDSLKLVFSTYFHILKHSTTSRLISSVLEGLSKFSHLINVDFFVDLLNVMETSITTGSFSQRQSLKCILTAFDILSGQGMNDEDILLTLKCIDKMLLKRKQVSLQRVLSYMKRIATVSLHVAPAASVSLMSTMKQLFNSYPRTERLLDSESASLGVFKSDVTDPELSQADSAVLWELPLLAKHYDPLVRRYASHLSLGAPVQGKGTLHSSHARSSPEEFIQAHSLSSMDCFTELSPTQQIQSKQGSSHNSAIDEVLSEYEEALNKSADIAEKQLKHLNYT from the exons ATGGGAAAGAAATTCGGCAAAAAAGTACGTAAAAAGAGAAAAATTCTAAAGAGCAAGTTCACATCTTCATTCCCCATTACTGACGTGGACGATGTGCGGAATGTGCATTCAGAGGAGGATGACGATAGTGAAAGAGAGATGTGTTTAGATGACGCGCATAGGCTTAGTTCCTTGGCCAATACAAG TGCTGCCCTGTTAGGCAAACATGACTTAAAGATAGACAAGTTTAATGAAGAGCCATCTAAAAAGAAACAAAAGAGAGAAAGCAATGAAGAGACTTATGAAGCAGTTCCTAGGGAGGCTAGGTGgcaagatgaagaagaaacgGAATATTTGTTACCCATAAAAAGTGGACACAGTATAATTCATCGTGTAAAGACAAAACAGCCAACAGCTGATGATCATG AGAGCAGTGAAGCATTTGAAGATGAATCAATGCCTCCCGATACGGTGAATG ATGGTGATGAAGCTGAGACTGTAGAAGATTTATCAGCTCTAACAACTGCACAGCTATTTGCTAGAAGGGAACAGAAACTTAATGAAAAAAAGGAACTCATTGGTCTAACCGCCTCCAAGCTTGTGGAAGATCCTGAAAACAAT ATCAACTTGTTGAAGACGCTGCGGTCACTATGTGTGGAGAGGGAGCCAGAAGTGTGTATCACTGTACGCAAGTTGGCAATGGTGTCTACTATGGCAGTGTTCAAGGATATTGTACCAGG GTATCGGATTAGGCAACTAAGTGAAGAAGATAAGAAAGTGAAA GTATCCAAGGAAGTTAGAAAACTCAGAGACTTTGAACAAACGCTACTTACCAACTACACACACTACCTAACTATCCTAGAAGAAACAATTCATC TAGGTATTGGTAACTTTAAGAACAGTAAGAAGAAGAAATTGTCACTGGAATATCTGTGTGATGGGCAGTCCTTACCAGAGACCAGTCTAAGG AGCCTTGCTACAGTAGCCACCAAAAGCATATGTGAGCTGATGACATCACTGACACACTTCAACTACAAGAACAACATATTCACTGTAGTAGTGTCGCTACTGAGTACACCTGGTGTAGATGATGAG TTGTTGGTGATGGCATGTGATGCTGTTCAGACTGTGTTCCAAAAAGATTTAGTTGGAGAAGCATCTTTAGAG CTGACTAAACTTATCGCTCAAACAATCAAAGCTAAGAAGTATCGAGTCAACTCTCTGCTACTGGACACGTTCTTGTGTCTCAACTTACATGATGTGTCAGTTAGTACGGAGGAGGATGGAGCAACTAAGAGGAAGGACAAGTCAGTGATGTCTAAAAAGGAAAAGAAGAGGATGAAAAGTGTCGTTAAGTTGCAGAGAGAACTCAAAGAAGCAGAAGCAGTTGAGAGCAAGGAGAAAAAGACAAAGCTG CAAACTGACAGTCTCAAGCTGGTATTCTCCACTTATTTTCACATCTTAAAGCACAGCACTACATCACGACTGATCTCATCAGTGCTAGAGGGACTGTCCAA ATTTAGTCACTTGATCAATGTTGACTTCTTTGTTGATCTCCTCAATGTGATGGAAACTTCTATCACTACTGGC TCTTTTTCTCAACGACAATCACTTAAGTGTATTTTGACTGCCTTTGATATCCTTTCTGGCCAAG GTATGAATGATGAAGATATTTTGCTAACATTGAAGTGCATAGATAAAATGTTACTAAAGAGAAAACAG GTATCGCTACAGCGAGTATTAAGCTACATGAAGCGAATTGCTACAGTCAGTCTTCATGTAGCACCAGCTGCTAGTGTATCACTGATGAGTACAATGAAACAATTGTTCAAT tcATATCCACGTACTGAACGACTGCTGGATAGTGAGAGCGCCTCGCTGGGTGTGTTCAAGTCAGATGTGACTGATCCTGAACTCAGTCAAGCTGATAGTGCTGTACTATGGGAACTACCTCTACTAGCA AAGCATTATGATCCACTGGTTAGGAGGTATGCTAGTCATCTTAGTCTTGGTGCTCCAGTGCAAGGAAAAGGCACACTACATTCAAGCCATGCAAGAAG TTCTCCTGAGGAATTTATACAAGCACATTCGTTGTCATCAATGGACTGTTTTACAGAATTATCTCCTACTCAACAAATTCAGAGCAAACAG GGAAGTAGTCACAACTCTGCAATTGATGAAGTGCTGTCAGAATATGAAGAGGCGTTAAATAAGTCAGCTGATATTGCAGAAAAACAATTAAAGCATTTAAACTATACCTAA
- the LOC136268621 gene encoding nucleolar complex protein 3 homolog isoform X1 — MGKKFGKKVRKKRKILKSKFTSSFPITDVDDVRNVHSEEDDDSEREMCLDDAHRLSSLANTSAALLGKHDLKIDKFNEEPSKKKQKRESNEETYEAVPREARWQDEEETEYLLPIKSGHSIIHRVKTKQPTADDHESSEAFEDESMPPDTVNDGDEAETVEDLSALTTAQLFARREQKLNEKKELIGLTASKLVEDPENNINLLKTLRSLCVEREPEVCITVRKLAMVSTMAVFKDIVPGYRIRQLSEEDKKVKVSKEVRKLRDFEQTLLTNYTHYLTILEETIHLGIGNFKNSKKKKLSLEYLCDGQSLPETSLRSLATVATKSICELMTSLTHFNYKNNIFTVVVSLLSTPGVDDELLVMACDAVQTVFQKDLVGEASLELTKLIAQTIKAKKYRVNSLLLDTFLCLNLHDVSVSTEEDGATKRKDKSVMSKKEKKRMKSVVKLQRELKEAEAVESKEKKTKLQTDSLKLVFSTYFHILKHSTTSRLISSVLEGLSKFSHLINVDFFVDLLNVMETSITTGSFSQRQSLKCILTAFDILSGQGKALNIDPRKFYIHFYAVLLQLDTSMNDEDILLTLKCIDKMLLKRKQVSLQRVLSYMKRIATVSLHVAPAASVSLMSTMKQLFNSYPRTERLLDSESASLGVFKSDVTDPELSQADSAVLWELPLLAKHYDPLVRRYASHLSLGAPVQGKGTLHSSHARSSPEEFIQAHSLSSMDCFTELSPTQQIQSKQGSSHNSAIDEVLSEYEEALNKSADIAEKQLKHLNYT, encoded by the exons ATGGGAAAGAAATTCGGCAAAAAAGTACGTAAAAAGAGAAAAATTCTAAAGAGCAAGTTCACATCTTCATTCCCCATTACTGACGTGGACGATGTGCGGAATGTGCATTCAGAGGAGGATGACGATAGTGAAAGAGAGATGTGTTTAGATGACGCGCATAGGCTTAGTTCCTTGGCCAATACAAG TGCTGCCCTGTTAGGCAAACATGACTTAAAGATAGACAAGTTTAATGAAGAGCCATCTAAAAAGAAACAAAAGAGAGAAAGCAATGAAGAGACTTATGAAGCAGTTCCTAGGGAGGCTAGGTGgcaagatgaagaagaaacgGAATATTTGTTACCCATAAAAAGTGGACACAGTATAATTCATCGTGTAAAGACAAAACAGCCAACAGCTGATGATCATG AGAGCAGTGAAGCATTTGAAGATGAATCAATGCCTCCCGATACGGTGAATG ATGGTGATGAAGCTGAGACTGTAGAAGATTTATCAGCTCTAACAACTGCACAGCTATTTGCTAGAAGGGAACAGAAACTTAATGAAAAAAAGGAACTCATTGGTCTAACCGCCTCCAAGCTTGTGGAAGATCCTGAAAACAAT ATCAACTTGTTGAAGACGCTGCGGTCACTATGTGTGGAGAGGGAGCCAGAAGTGTGTATCACTGTACGCAAGTTGGCAATGGTGTCTACTATGGCAGTGTTCAAGGATATTGTACCAGG GTATCGGATTAGGCAACTAAGTGAAGAAGATAAGAAAGTGAAA GTATCCAAGGAAGTTAGAAAACTCAGAGACTTTGAACAAACGCTACTTACCAACTACACACACTACCTAACTATCCTAGAAGAAACAATTCATC TAGGTATTGGTAACTTTAAGAACAGTAAGAAGAAGAAATTGTCACTGGAATATCTGTGTGATGGGCAGTCCTTACCAGAGACCAGTCTAAGG AGCCTTGCTACAGTAGCCACCAAAAGCATATGTGAGCTGATGACATCACTGACACACTTCAACTACAAGAACAACATATTCACTGTAGTAGTGTCGCTACTGAGTACACCTGGTGTAGATGATGAG TTGTTGGTGATGGCATGTGATGCTGTTCAGACTGTGTTCCAAAAAGATTTAGTTGGAGAAGCATCTTTAGAG CTGACTAAACTTATCGCTCAAACAATCAAAGCTAAGAAGTATCGAGTCAACTCTCTGCTACTGGACACGTTCTTGTGTCTCAACTTACATGATGTGTCAGTTAGTACGGAGGAGGATGGAGCAACTAAGAGGAAGGACAAGTCAGTGATGTCTAAAAAGGAAAAGAAGAGGATGAAAAGTGTCGTTAAGTTGCAGAGAGAACTCAAAGAAGCAGAAGCAGTTGAGAGCAAGGAGAAAAAGACAAAGCTG CAAACTGACAGTCTCAAGCTGGTATTCTCCACTTATTTTCACATCTTAAAGCACAGCACTACATCACGACTGATCTCATCAGTGCTAGAGGGACTGTCCAA ATTTAGTCACTTGATCAATGTTGACTTCTTTGTTGATCTCCTCAATGTGATGGAAACTTCTATCACTACTGGC TCTTTTTCTCAACGACAATCACTTAAGTGTATTTTGACTGCCTTTGATATCCTTTCTGGCCAAG GTAAGGCCCTCAACATTGACCCAAGAAAGTTTTATATTCACTTCTATGCAGTATTACTACAATTGGACACTA GTATGAATGATGAAGATATTTTGCTAACATTGAAGTGCATAGATAAAATGTTACTAAAGAGAAAACAG GTATCGCTACAGCGAGTATTAAGCTACATGAAGCGAATTGCTACAGTCAGTCTTCATGTAGCACCAGCTGCTAGTGTATCACTGATGAGTACAATGAAACAATTGTTCAAT tcATATCCACGTACTGAACGACTGCTGGATAGTGAGAGCGCCTCGCTGGGTGTGTTCAAGTCAGATGTGACTGATCCTGAACTCAGTCAAGCTGATAGTGCTGTACTATGGGAACTACCTCTACTAGCA AAGCATTATGATCCACTGGTTAGGAGGTATGCTAGTCATCTTAGTCTTGGTGCTCCAGTGCAAGGAAAAGGCACACTACATTCAAGCCATGCAAGAAG TTCTCCTGAGGAATTTATACAAGCACATTCGTTGTCATCAATGGACTGTTTTACAGAATTATCTCCTACTCAACAAATTCAGAGCAAACAG GGAAGTAGTCACAACTCTGCAATTGATGAAGTGCTGTCAGAATATGAAGAGGCGTTAAATAAGTCAGCTGATATTGCAGAAAAACAATTAAAGCATTTAAACTATACCTAA
- the LOC136268621 gene encoding nucleolar complex protein 3 homolog isoform X2 has protein sequence MGKKFGKKVRKKRKILKSKFTSSFPITDVDDVRNVHSEEDDDSEREMCLDDAHRLSSLANTSAALLGKHDLKIDKFNEEPSKKKQKRESNEETYEAVPREARWQDEEETEYLLPIKSGHSIIHRVKTKQPTADDHESSEAFEDESMPPDTVNDGDEAETVEDLSALTTAQLFARREQKLNEKKELIGLTASKLVEDPENNINLLKTLRSLCVEREPEVCITVRKLAMVSTMAVFKDIVPGYRIRQLSEEDKKVKVSKEVRKLRDFEQTLLTNYTHYLTILEETIHRIGNFKNSKKKKLSLEYLCDGQSLPETSLRSLATVATKSICELMTSLTHFNYKNNIFTVVVSLLSTPGVDDELLVMACDAVQTVFQKDLVGEASLELTKLIAQTIKAKKYRVNSLLLDTFLCLNLHDVSVSTEEDGATKRKDKSVMSKKEKKRMKSVVKLQRELKEAEAVESKEKKTKLQTDSLKLVFSTYFHILKHSTTSRLISSVLEGLSKFSHLINVDFFVDLLNVMETSITTGSFSQRQSLKCILTAFDILSGQGKALNIDPRKFYIHFYAVLLQLDTSMNDEDILLTLKCIDKMLLKRKQVSLQRVLSYMKRIATVSLHVAPAASVSLMSTMKQLFNSYPRTERLLDSESASLGVFKSDVTDPELSQADSAVLWELPLLAKHYDPLVRRYASHLSLGAPVQGKGTLHSSHARSSPEEFIQAHSLSSMDCFTELSPTQQIQSKQGSSHNSAIDEVLSEYEEALNKSADIAEKQLKHLNYT, from the exons ATGGGAAAGAAATTCGGCAAAAAAGTACGTAAAAAGAGAAAAATTCTAAAGAGCAAGTTCACATCTTCATTCCCCATTACTGACGTGGACGATGTGCGGAATGTGCATTCAGAGGAGGATGACGATAGTGAAAGAGAGATGTGTTTAGATGACGCGCATAGGCTTAGTTCCTTGGCCAATACAAG TGCTGCCCTGTTAGGCAAACATGACTTAAAGATAGACAAGTTTAATGAAGAGCCATCTAAAAAGAAACAAAAGAGAGAAAGCAATGAAGAGACTTATGAAGCAGTTCCTAGGGAGGCTAGGTGgcaagatgaagaagaaacgGAATATTTGTTACCCATAAAAAGTGGACACAGTATAATTCATCGTGTAAAGACAAAACAGCCAACAGCTGATGATCATG AGAGCAGTGAAGCATTTGAAGATGAATCAATGCCTCCCGATACGGTGAATG ATGGTGATGAAGCTGAGACTGTAGAAGATTTATCAGCTCTAACAACTGCACAGCTATTTGCTAGAAGGGAACAGAAACTTAATGAAAAAAAGGAACTCATTGGTCTAACCGCCTCCAAGCTTGTGGAAGATCCTGAAAACAAT ATCAACTTGTTGAAGACGCTGCGGTCACTATGTGTGGAGAGGGAGCCAGAAGTGTGTATCACTGTACGCAAGTTGGCAATGGTGTCTACTATGGCAGTGTTCAAGGATATTGTACCAGG GTATCGGATTAGGCAACTAAGTGAAGAAGATAAGAAAGTGAAA GTATCCAAGGAAGTTAGAAAACTCAGAGACTTTGAACAAACGCTACTTACCAACTACACACACTACCTAACTATCCTAGAAGAAACAATTCATC GTATTGGTAACTTTAAGAACAGTAAGAAGAAGAAATTGTCACTGGAATATCTGTGTGATGGGCAGTCCTTACCAGAGACCAGTCTAAGG AGCCTTGCTACAGTAGCCACCAAAAGCATATGTGAGCTGATGACATCACTGACACACTTCAACTACAAGAACAACATATTCACTGTAGTAGTGTCGCTACTGAGTACACCTGGTGTAGATGATGAG TTGTTGGTGATGGCATGTGATGCTGTTCAGACTGTGTTCCAAAAAGATTTAGTTGGAGAAGCATCTTTAGAG CTGACTAAACTTATCGCTCAAACAATCAAAGCTAAGAAGTATCGAGTCAACTCTCTGCTACTGGACACGTTCTTGTGTCTCAACTTACATGATGTGTCAGTTAGTACGGAGGAGGATGGAGCAACTAAGAGGAAGGACAAGTCAGTGATGTCTAAAAAGGAAAAGAAGAGGATGAAAAGTGTCGTTAAGTTGCAGAGAGAACTCAAAGAAGCAGAAGCAGTTGAGAGCAAGGAGAAAAAGACAAAGCTG CAAACTGACAGTCTCAAGCTGGTATTCTCCACTTATTTTCACATCTTAAAGCACAGCACTACATCACGACTGATCTCATCAGTGCTAGAGGGACTGTCCAA ATTTAGTCACTTGATCAATGTTGACTTCTTTGTTGATCTCCTCAATGTGATGGAAACTTCTATCACTACTGGC TCTTTTTCTCAACGACAATCACTTAAGTGTATTTTGACTGCCTTTGATATCCTTTCTGGCCAAG GTAAGGCCCTCAACATTGACCCAAGAAAGTTTTATATTCACTTCTATGCAGTATTACTACAATTGGACACTA GTATGAATGATGAAGATATTTTGCTAACATTGAAGTGCATAGATAAAATGTTACTAAAGAGAAAACAG GTATCGCTACAGCGAGTATTAAGCTACATGAAGCGAATTGCTACAGTCAGTCTTCATGTAGCACCAGCTGCTAGTGTATCACTGATGAGTACAATGAAACAATTGTTCAAT tcATATCCACGTACTGAACGACTGCTGGATAGTGAGAGCGCCTCGCTGGGTGTGTTCAAGTCAGATGTGACTGATCCTGAACTCAGTCAAGCTGATAGTGCTGTACTATGGGAACTACCTCTACTAGCA AAGCATTATGATCCACTGGTTAGGAGGTATGCTAGTCATCTTAGTCTTGGTGCTCCAGTGCAAGGAAAAGGCACACTACATTCAAGCCATGCAAGAAG TTCTCCTGAGGAATTTATACAAGCACATTCGTTGTCATCAATGGACTGTTTTACAGAATTATCTCCTACTCAACAAATTCAGAGCAAACAG GGAAGTAGTCACAACTCTGCAATTGATGAAGTGCTGTCAGAATATGAAGAGGCGTTAAATAAGTCAGCTGATATTGCAGAAAAACAATTAAAGCATTTAAACTATACCTAA